One part of the Hydra vulgaris chromosome 01, alternate assembly HydraT2T_AEP genome encodes these proteins:
- the LOC136074091 gene encoding uncharacterized protein LOC136074091, with protein sequence MPDSCCAVGCMNKRIKGDKSLSFYRIPFGNTEESNNRRVLWLQALKRENWSTSMIDNARLCSKHFISGKKSDNPNSPDYVPSVFLYRQQSFSKKPQSIERFERSCKRTKKNTEDNLSQTRAENKQMSVNMDAVTSVDPFKLNQESQTDDVNFVAELHSKVKTLSKNNVELKITLNKAITSAYVSQYISFEN encoded by the exons ATGCCTGACAGTTGTTGTGCTGTAGGGTGTATGAATAAAAGGATAAAAGGCGATAAAAGCTTGAGTTTTTACCGAATTCCTTTTGGAAATACAGAAGAATCAAATAACAGAAGAGTTTTGTGGTTGCAAGCTTTAAAACGTGAAAACTGGTCAACAAGTATGATTGACAACGCAAGATTATgtagtaaacattttatttcag gaaaaaaatcgGACAATCCTAATAGTCCTGATTATGTTCcatctgtttttttatatagacagcaatctttttcaaaaaaacctcaAAGTATTGAAAGATTTGAAAGAAGctgtaaaagaacaaaaaaaaatactgaagatAATTTATCTCAAACAAGAGCTGAAAATAAACAGATGTCAGTTAACATGGATGCAGTAACATCTGTTGACCCTTTCAAATTAAATCAAG aatctcAGACTGATGAtgttaattttgttgctgaGCTACATTCCAAAGTCAAAACTTTGAGTAAAAACAATGTTGAATTAAAGATTACCTTAAACAAAGCCATAACATCAGCATATGTTTCTCAGTATATTTCATTTGAAAACTAA
- the LOC136074092 gene encoding uncharacterized protein LOC136074092 translates to MKIKLGFLNKDLSFRFGFSESTVTRIYRTWLPIIAENVKFLIVWPQKHVLRRSLPTSFRKKYCNCVAIIDCMEIFIERPFSLHARAQTWSNYKNNNTIKYLIGITPSGAVSFLSPGWGGRVADKEITIKSGCLEKITHGDCVLADRGFTLVEEFATQGGILKLPKFTKGKKQMSSAEVDESRQIAHVRIHVERVIGRLRKFRILQSIIPITQVDLLDNVMVMITSLVNINSSVVPPSS, encoded by the coding sequence atgaaaatcaaacttggatttttaaataaagacttGAGCTTTAGATTTGGGTTTTCTGAGTCAACGGTTACAAGAATATATAGAACTTGGCTTCCAATTATTGCTgaaaatgtaaagtttttaattgtttggcCACAAAAGCATGTTTTGAGAAGAAGTTTGCCAACAAGTTTTCGCAAAAAGTATTGTAATTGTGTTGCAATAATTGATTGtatggaaatatttattgaaagaCCTTTTAGTCTTCATGCTCGAGCCCAAACTTggtcaaattataaaaacaacaacactaTTAAATATCTCATTGGTATAACTCCATCAGGTGCTGTAAGTTTTTTATCACCTGGATGGGGTGGCAGAGTGGCAGATaaagaaattacaattaaatccggatgtttagaaaaaataaccCATGGAGATTGTGTACTTGCTGATAGAGGATTTACCCTTGTTGAAGAATTTGCTACACAGGGAGggattttaaaattaccaaaattCACCAAAGGAAAAAAGCAAATGTCTTCTGCTGAAGTCGATGAATCACGTCAAATTGCACATGTAAGAATTCATGTTGAAAGGGTAATTGGACGGTTAAGAAAATTTCGAATTCTTCAGAGCATTATCCCAATAACTCAAGTTGATTTACTTGACAATGTAATGGTAATGATAACATCATTAGTAAATATTAACAGTAGTGTTGTTCCTCCAAGCTCATAG
- the LOC136075105 gene encoding probable oxidoreductase, protein MCSRFGENTTALEVVEGINLKGYEVIVTGGNSGIGVETIRALAKAGARCVLCTRDLDKGHQVAKEIISSTGNDQIEVEQLELDSLESVDSFVQRFLAKNRPLNILINNAGVMACPKSVTKNGFETQFGVNHLGHFALTIGLLPALKEGAKLMSKKSRVINVSSTAHAYANIDFNDIHFTKGREYEAFVSYGQSKTCNCLFSLALTKRYFDDGIASNSVMPGVIMTNLQRYISTDDLKKKGVIDSNGKPLINLKSVEAGASTSVWAAVSPDLEGKAGLYLENCAISTKESNIEKIRAEILGYAHYIMDNDAADQLWNVSKELIKSKSL, encoded by the coding sequence ATGTGCAGTCGTTTTGGGGAAAACACCACAGCGTTGGAAGTTGTTGAAGGCATCAATTTAAAAGGGTATGAAGTTATTGTCACAGGTGGAAATTCCGGAATCGGTGTCGAAACAATAAGGGCTTTAGCAAAAGCAGGTGCAAGATGTGTTCTTTGTACAAGAGATTTGGATAAAGGACACCAAGTTGCTAAAGAAATAATTTCTTCTACGGGAAACGATCAAATCGAAGTGGAGCAACTCGAATTGGACTCGTTAGAAAGTGTAGATAGCTTTGTGCAAAGATTTCTTGCCAAAAACAGACCGTTAAACATCTTAATTAATAATGCTGGGGTTATGGCGTGTCCTAAATCTGTTACTAAAAATGGATTTGAGACTCAATTTGGTGTTAATCATTTGGGACATTTTGCTTTAACCATTGGACTTTTACCAGCGTTGAAAGAGGGCGCTAAACTTATGAGTAAAAAATCTAGAGTAATTAATGTCAGTTCAACAGCGCATGCATAtgcaaatattgattttaatgacaTTCATTTTACAAAAGGAAGGGAGTATGAAGCATTTGTATCATATGGACAATCAAAAACATGCAATTGTTTGTTTTCATTGGCTCTTACAAAACGATATTTTGACGATGGTATTGCGTCCAACTCTGTGATGCCTGGAGTTATCATGACCAATTTACAGCGATACATAAGCACAGAtgatctaaaaaagaaaggtgTGATTGATTCAAACGGTAAACctttaataaatcttaaatcaGTAGAGGCTGGAGCCTCAACATCAGTTTGGGCAGCAGTGTCTCCAGATTTGGAAGGAAAGGCAGGTCTTTATTTGGAAAATTGCGCAATTAGTACGAAAGAatcaaacattgaaaaaataagggCGGAGATTTTAGGATATGCGCACTATATTATGGATAACGATGCTGCTGATCAACTATGGAATGTTTCTAAGGAATTAATAAAGAGCAAATCTctttaa